The proteins below are encoded in one region of Mycobacterium shinjukuense:
- a CDS encoding DUF1003 domain-containing protein: MSKNFAPRRLYTPRTSRTLAPRLDPEAVGRTTESIARFFGTGRYLLVQTIFVATWITLNLFAVGLRWDPYPFILLNLAFSTQASYAAPLILLAQNRQENRDRVVFEEDRRRAAQTKADTEYLARELAALRLAIGEVATRDYLRHELHNLHTLLADLRPRTPDGEVTPVAEEAERPAKKSG; encoded by the coding sequence GTGAGCAAAAACTTCGCGCCGCGACGGCTGTACACCCCGCGGACCTCGCGCACGCTCGCGCCGCGGCTGGATCCCGAGGCCGTCGGCAGGACCACGGAATCCATCGCACGGTTCTTCGGTACCGGCCGCTACCTGCTGGTGCAGACCATTTTCGTGGCGACGTGGATCACGCTGAACCTGTTCGCGGTCGGCCTACGCTGGGACCCGTACCCCTTCATCCTGCTCAACCTGGCGTTCTCCACGCAGGCCTCCTACGCCGCGCCGCTGATCCTGCTGGCCCAGAACCGGCAGGAAAACCGGGACCGCGTCGTCTTCGAGGAGGACCGTCGGCGCGCCGCGCAGACCAAGGCCGACACCGAGTATCTGGCCCGTGAGCTGGCCGCGCTGCGGCTGGCAATCGGCGAGGTCGCCACGCGCGACTACCTGCGCCACGAACTGCACAATCTGCACACGCTGCTGGCGGATCTGCGGCCCAGGACACCGGACGGCGAGGTGACCCCGGTGGCCGAGGAGGCTGAGCGGCCTGCCAAGAAATCCGGCTAA
- a CDS encoding magnesium transporter MgtE N-terminal domain-containing protein, whose protein sequence is MASVNRVYVARLARMMVLGPLGESFGRVRDVVIGISIVRQQPRVLGLVIDLATRRSIFIPMLRVAAIEPKAVTLSTGTVSLRRFEQRPGEVLALGQVLDTPVKVTDPQLPELAGVDVVITDLGIEQTRTRDWMVTRVAVRSPRRLGRRGPAHVVDWHHVAGLTPSALAMPDQAVAQLLDQFEGRKAVDVADAIRGLPAKRRYEVFTALDNERLADILQELPELEQAEVLSKLGTERAADVLEEMDPDDAADLLGVLSPTDAELLLTRMDPGESDPVRRLLRHSPDTAGGLMTSDPVVLTPDTSVAEALARVRDPDLTPALSSMVFVSRPPTDTPTGRYLGCVHLQRLLRDPPAELVGGIIDTDLLTLAPDTPLGAVTRYFAAYNLVCGPVVDDQNHLLGAVTVDDLLDHLLPHDWRVDMQGFDAVGPIRSGGTR, encoded by the coding sequence ATGGCATCGGTCAACAGGGTGTATGTCGCGCGGCTGGCGCGGATGATGGTGCTGGGGCCACTCGGTGAATCCTTCGGGCGTGTCCGCGACGTCGTGATCGGCATCAGCATTGTCCGCCAGCAACCGCGGGTGCTGGGGCTGGTCATCGATCTGGCAACCCGCCGCAGCATTTTCATACCGATGCTGCGCGTGGCGGCGATCGAGCCCAAAGCGGTGACCCTGAGCACCGGCACCGTGTCGCTGCGCCGCTTCGAACAGCGGCCCGGCGAGGTGCTGGCGCTGGGCCAGGTGCTCGACACCCCGGTGAAGGTCACCGATCCCCAACTGCCCGAGCTGGCCGGCGTCGACGTCGTGATCACCGACCTGGGCATCGAGCAAACCCGCACCCGCGACTGGATGGTGACCAGGGTCGCGGTGCGCAGCCCGCGGCGGCTGGGGCGACGTGGCCCGGCGCACGTCGTGGACTGGCACCACGTGGCGGGGTTGACACCGTCCGCCTTGGCGATGCCCGATCAGGCAGTGGCGCAGCTGCTGGACCAGTTCGAGGGACGCAAGGCCGTCGATGTCGCCGACGCCATCCGCGGACTGCCGGCCAAGCGACGGTACGAGGTGTTCACGGCGCTCGACAACGAGCGGCTAGCCGACATTCTGCAGGAGCTGCCCGAACTCGAACAGGCCGAGGTGTTGTCCAAACTGGGCACCGAACGGGCGGCCGACGTGCTCGAGGAGATGGATCCCGACGACGCCGCCGACCTGCTCGGCGTGCTCAGCCCCACCGACGCGGAGCTGCTGCTGACCCGGATGGATCCCGGGGAATCCGACCCGGTGCGACGGCTGCTGAGGCACTCCCCCGACACCGCGGGCGGCTTGATGACCTCCGATCCGGTGGTGCTGACCCCGGACACCTCGGTGGCCGAGGCGCTGGCCCGGGTGCGCGATCCCGACCTGACCCCCGCGCTGTCGTCGATGGTCTTCGTGTCGCGCCCGCCCACCGACACGCCCACCGGGCGCTACCTGGGATGCGTGCACCTGCAGCGGCTGCTTCGGGATCCGCCGGCCGAGCTGGTCGGCGGAATCATCGACACCGACCTGCTCACCCTGGCGCCGGACACCCCCTTGGGGGCCGTCACCCGCTATTTCGCCGCCTACAACCTGGTGTGCGGGCCGGTGGTCGACGACCAAAACCACCTGTTGGGAGCGGTGACCGTGGACGACCTGCTCGACCACCTGCTGCCACACGACTGGCGCGTGGATATGCAGGGGTTCGATGCCGTCGGCCCGATTCGATCCGGAGGAACTCGGTGA
- a CDS encoding DUF4190 domain-containing protein → MTAPGDSVGEGAHRAPEGGAPPPPAGDRPPDQPVSDAPWASPAQWPAADYPPPAYQPPPAYPWGPPGFPPDYGGGYPPPIPPAGYPSPGYPPYGGYGPPAHPSGYPSGYYPPPDFLSGYRPANPGMNTLAVVSLVSACIGVFCCIGSIVAIVLGTIALNQVKQTREEGYGLAVAGIVIGVATLLVYLVVGIFAVPSR, encoded by the coding sequence ATGACAGCTCCCGGCGACTCCGTCGGCGAAGGTGCGCACCGTGCACCCGAGGGCGGGGCGCCGCCACCCCCGGCCGGTGACCGGCCACCCGATCAACCGGTGTCCGACGCTCCCTGGGCGTCACCGGCCCAATGGCCAGCGGCCGACTACCCGCCTCCGGCCTATCAGCCACCGCCCGCCTATCCGTGGGGCCCGCCCGGATTTCCGCCGGACTACGGCGGCGGCTACCCGCCACCGATTCCGCCCGCCGGCTATCCCTCGCCCGGATACCCGCCCTACGGCGGCTACGGACCTCCCGCCCACCCAAGCGGCTACCCGAGTGGCTACTACCCGCCGCCCGACTTCCTGAGCGGTTACCGACCGGCCAATCCGGGCATGAACACCCTGGCGGTCGTCTCGCTGGTGTCCGCGTGCATCGGCGTGTTCTGCTGCATCGGCTCGATCGTGGCCATCGTGCTCGGCACCATCGCCCTCAACCAGGTCAAGCAGACTCGTGAAGAGGGCTACGGCCTGGCGGTGGCCGGCATCGTGATCGGCGTGGCGACCCTGCTGGTCTACTTGGTGGTCGGGATCTTCGCCGTCCCCTCGCGGTAG
- a CDS encoding general stress protein codes for MTSPFPPGQVPGTTPPAGRRHGVPGLPTPPKGWPVGSYPTYAEAQRAVDYLSEQQFPVQQVTIVGVDLMQVERVTGRLTWPKVLGGGVLSGAWLGLFIGLVLGFFSPNLSAALATGLVAGVFFGLITSAVPYAMARGTRDFSSTMQLVAGRYDVLCDPQNAEKARDLLARLAI; via the coding sequence ATGACTAGCCCATTTCCTCCCGGACAGGTTCCCGGTACCACGCCCCCTGCCGGGCGTCGGCATGGTGTGCCCGGATTGCCCACCCCACCCAAGGGTTGGCCGGTCGGGTCCTATCCCACCTATGCCGAGGCGCAGCGCGCCGTCGACTATCTCTCCGAACAGCAATTCCCGGTCCAGCAGGTGACCATCGTCGGTGTCGACCTGATGCAGGTGGAACGCGTCACCGGCCGGCTGACCTGGCCTAAAGTGCTCGGTGGTGGCGTGCTCAGCGGCGCCTGGCTGGGCCTGTTCATCGGGCTGGTGCTTGGGTTCTTCAGCCCCAACCTGTCGGCCGCCTTGGCCACCGGCCTGGTCGCCGGCGTGTTCTTCGGACTGATCACCTCCGCGGTCCCGTACGCAATGGCGCGCGGCACCAGGGATTTCAGCTCCACCATGCAACTGGTGGCCGGTCGCTACGACGTGCTCTGCGATCCGCAGAACGCGGAAAAGGCGCGGGATCTGCTGGCGCGCTTAGCGATCTGA
- a CDS encoding extracellular solute-binding protein — protein sequence MVMSRGRMRGLGMAALAALSTVSGCGFSNPRVVISFYTPASERATFTAVAQRCTEQAGGRFVVAQRSLPRSPDEQRLQLARRLTGNDRTLDVMAMDVVWTAEFAEAGWTLPLSDDPAGLAEADATADTLPGPLATATWKHRRYAAPVTTNTQLLWYRTDLIDQPPQTWNEMVSWAARLHAAGEPSWIAVQANEGEGLVVWFNTVLASAGGQVLAEDGKRVTLTDTPQHRAATVTALRILKSVATAPGADPSISRTDEGTARLAVEQGKAALEVNWPYVLASMLENAVKGGVPFLPLNTIPELAGSLNDVGTFVPTDEQFRIAYEASQQVFGFAPYPGVTPGQPARVTLGGLNLAVARTTRHRAEAFEAVRCLRNLQNQKFVSLEGGLPAVRTSLYSDPQFQAKYPMYEVIRRQLTDAAVRPATPVYQAVSLRLAAVLSPITEIDPERTADELTVQVQRAIDGKGLLP from the coding sequence GTGGTGATGAGTCGCGGGCGCATGCGCGGGCTGGGTATGGCCGCGTTGGCGGCGCTGAGCACCGTGTCGGGCTGCGGATTCAGCAATCCCCGGGTGGTGATCAGCTTCTACACGCCTGCCTCCGAGCGGGCGACGTTTACCGCCGTCGCCCAACGCTGCACCGAACAAGCCGGCGGCCGCTTTGTCGTTGCGCAGCGCAGTTTGCCCAGATCTCCCGACGAGCAGCGGCTGCAGCTGGCCAGGCGGCTGACCGGCAACGACCGCACCCTGGACGTCATGGCGATGGACGTGGTGTGGACCGCCGAGTTCGCCGAGGCGGGATGGACGCTGCCGCTGTCCGATGACCCAGCGGGGCTGGCCGAGGCCGACGCCACCGCTGACACCTTGCCGGGTCCGTTGGCAACGGCCACCTGGAAACACCGGCGGTATGCCGCGCCCGTTACGACCAACACCCAATTGCTGTGGTACCGAACGGATTTGATTGACCAGCCGCCCCAGACCTGGAACGAAATGGTGAGCTGGGCGGCGCGGTTGCACGCCGCCGGCGAGCCCAGCTGGATCGCTGTGCAGGCCAACGAGGGCGAGGGTCTGGTGGTGTGGTTCAACACGGTGCTGGCCAGCGCGGGTGGTCAGGTGCTTGCCGAGGACGGCAAGCGGGTCACCCTGACCGATACCCCCCAGCACCGGGCCGCCACCGTCACCGCGCTGCGGATCCTCAAGTCGGTGGCCACCGCGCCCGGCGCCGATCCGTCGATCAGCCGGACCGACGAGGGCACCGCGCGGCTGGCGGTCGAACAGGGCAAGGCGGCATTGGAGGTCAACTGGCCGTACGTGCTGGCCTCCATGCTGGAGAACGCGGTGAAGGGCGGGGTGCCGTTCTTGCCGCTCAACACGATTCCCGAGTTGGCCGGCAGCCTCAACGACGTCGGCACCTTCGTGCCCACCGACGAGCAGTTCCGCATCGCCTATGAGGCCAGCCAGCAGGTGTTCGGTTTCGCGCCCTACCCGGGTGTGACGCCCGGCCAGCCGGCCAGGGTGACGCTGGGCGGTCTGAACCTGGCGGTGGCCCGGACCACGCGGCACCGGGCGGAGGCGTTCGAGGCCGTCCGGTGCCTGCGGAACCTGCAGAACCAGAAGTTCGTCTCGCTCGAAGGCGGGTTGCCGGCGGTGCGCACCTCGCTCTACAGCGACCCGCAGTTTCAGGCGAAGTATCCGATGTATGAGGTGATCCGGCGGCAGCTCACCGATGCCGCCGTGCGGCCGGCGACGCCGGTCTACCAGGCGGTGTCGCTGCGGCTGGCGGCGGTGCTGAGCCCGATCACCGAGATCGATCCGGAACGCACCGCCGACGAACTCACCGTGCAGGTGCAGCGGGCGATCGACGGCAAGGGCCTGCTGCCATGA
- a CDS encoding carbohydrate ABC transporter permease, whose translation MTAAVVNRGERRGMTAERRLAFVLVAPAAALMLAVTAYPIGYAVWLSLQRNNFATPNDTAFVGLANYHTVLTDRYWWTALAVTSAITAVSVTMEFVLGLALALVMHRTLIGKGLVRTAVLIPYGIVTVVASYSWYYAWTPGTGYLANLLPHASAPLTQQIPSLGVVILAEVWKTTPFMSLLLLAGLALVPEDLLKAAQVDGAGAWRRLTRVTLPIIRPAVVVALLFRTLDAFRIFDNIYVLTAGANNTQSVSILGYDNLFKGFNVGLGSAISVLIFGCVALIAVVFIKLFGAAAPGSDADGR comes from the coding sequence ATGACGGCCGCTGTTGTCAACCGGGGAGAGCGGCGCGGGATGACGGCCGAACGGCGCCTGGCGTTCGTCCTGGTGGCACCGGCGGCGGCATTGATGCTGGCGGTGACGGCCTATCCGATCGGCTACGCGGTCTGGCTGAGCCTGCAGCGCAACAACTTCGCCACCCCGAACGACACCGCGTTCGTCGGCCTGGCCAACTACCACACGGTCCTCACCGACCGGTACTGGTGGACGGCGCTTGCGGTGACGTCGGCGATCACGGCGGTGTCGGTGACGATGGAGTTCGTGCTGGGCCTGGCCCTGGCGCTGGTGATGCACCGCACCCTGATCGGCAAGGGATTGGTGCGCACCGCGGTGCTGATCCCCTATGGCATCGTCACGGTGGTCGCGTCCTACAGCTGGTACTACGCCTGGACACCCGGGACCGGGTATCTGGCCAACCTGCTGCCGCACGCCAGCGCGCCACTGACCCAACAGATCCCGTCGCTGGGCGTGGTGATCCTCGCCGAGGTCTGGAAGACCACGCCGTTCATGTCGTTGCTGTTGCTGGCCGGATTGGCGCTGGTGCCCGAGGACCTGCTGAAGGCCGCCCAGGTTGACGGCGCCGGCGCCTGGCGCCGGCTGACGAGAGTCACCCTGCCGATCATCAGGCCGGCCGTGGTGGTCGCGCTGCTGTTTCGCACCCTGGACGCGTTCCGCATTTTCGACAACATCTATGTATTGACCGCCGGCGCCAACAACACCCAGTCGGTGTCGATCCTGGGCTACGACAACCTGTTCAAGGGCTTCAACGTGGGGCTGGGTTCGGCGATCAGCGTGTTGATCTTCGGCTGTGTGGCCCTGATCGCGGTCGTCTTCATCAAGCTGTTCGGCGCCGCGGCACCTGGGAGTGACGCCGATGGGCGCTAA
- a CDS encoding carbohydrate ABC transporter permease, whose protein sequence is MGARRATFWVIIDTLVVVYALLPVLWIFSLSLKPTSTVKDGKLIPSSVTLDNYRGIFRGDFFSSALINSIGIGLSTTVIAVVLGAMAAYAIARLDFGGKRLLIALALLITMFPAISLVTPLFNIERAVGLFDTWPGLILPYITFALPLAIYTLSAFFREIPWDLERAAKMDGATPGQAFRKVIAPLAAPGLVTAAILVFIFAWNDLLLALSLTATKAAVTAPVAIANFTGSSQFEEPTGSIAAGAMVITVPIIIFVLIFQRRIVAGLTSGAVKG, encoded by the coding sequence ATCGGCGCCCGGCGGGCCACGTTCTGGGTGATCATCGACACCCTGGTGGTGGTGTATGCGTTGCTCCCGGTGCTGTGGATTTTCAGCCTGTCCCTCAAACCGACCTCAACGGTCAAGGACGGCAAGCTGATTCCGTCATCGGTGACGCTGGACAACTACCGCGGCATCTTCCGGGGCGATTTCTTCAGCTCGGCGCTGATCAATTCCATCGGAATCGGGTTGAGCACCACCGTGATCGCGGTGGTGCTCGGCGCGATGGCGGCCTATGCGATTGCCCGGCTGGACTTCGGCGGCAAGCGGCTGTTGATCGCCCTCGCCCTGCTGATCACGATGTTCCCGGCGATCTCGCTGGTCACACCGCTGTTCAACATCGAACGGGCGGTCGGTCTGTTCGACACCTGGCCGGGGTTGATCCTGCCGTACATCACCTTCGCGTTGCCGCTGGCCATCTACACGCTGTCGGCGTTTTTCCGGGAAATCCCGTGGGACCTGGAGAGGGCGGCCAAGATGGACGGCGCCACGCCGGGTCAGGCCTTTCGCAAGGTGATCGCGCCGCTGGCCGCTCCCGGGCTGGTGACCGCGGCGATCCTGGTGTTCATCTTCGCCTGGAACGACTTGCTGCTCGCGCTGTCGCTGACGGCCACCAAGGCCGCCGTCACCGCGCCGGTGGCGATCGCCAACTTCACCGGCAGCTCCCAGTTCGAGGAGCCGACCGGGTCGATCGCGGCCGGCGCGATGGTGATCACGGTCCCGATCATCATCTTTGTTCTCATCTTCCAACGACGAATTGTCGCCGGGTTGACCTCTGGCGCGGTGAAGGGATAA
- a CDS encoding ABC transporter ATP-binding protein: protein MAEIELEHVTKSYPDGHTAVQDLSITIADGEFLILVGPSGCGKTTTLNMIAGLEDISSGELRIGGERVNEKAPKDRDIAMVFQSYALYPHMTVRQNIAFPLTLAKMKKADIVQKVTETAKILDLTALLDRKPSQLSGGQRQRVAMGRAIVRHPKAFLMDEPLSNLDAKLRVQMRGEIARLQRRLGTTTVYVTHDQTEAMTLGDRVVVMHGGVAQQIGTPEELYERPANLFVAGFIGSPAMNFFPATLTSIGLTLPFGEVTLAPEVRGVIAAHPKPANVIVGVRPEHIQDAALIDAYQRIKALTFEIKVDLVESLGSDKYVYFSTAGCDVHSAQLDELAAESEAHENQFVARVFAESKAALGRSIELALDTTKLAVFDADSGANLTVPVGT, encoded by the coding sequence ATGGCCGAGATTGAGCTGGAGCACGTGACCAAGAGTTACCCCGACGGTCACACGGCGGTACAGGATCTCAGCATCACCATCGCCGACGGCGAATTCCTCATCCTGGTAGGGCCTTCCGGCTGTGGCAAGACCACGACGCTGAATATGATTGCCGGACTTGAGGATATCTCGTCGGGAGAGCTGCGCATCGGCGGCGAACGGGTGAACGAGAAGGCGCCGAAGGACCGTGACATCGCCATGGTGTTCCAGTCCTACGCGCTTTACCCGCACATGACCGTGCGGCAGAACATCGCGTTTCCGCTGACCCTGGCGAAGATGAAAAAGGCCGACATCGTGCAAAAGGTCACTGAGACCGCCAAAATCCTTGACCTGACCGCGCTTTTGGACCGTAAGCCGTCGCAGTTGTCGGGTGGGCAGCGGCAGCGGGTTGCCATGGGCCGGGCGATCGTGCGCCATCCCAAAGCCTTCCTGATGGACGAGCCGCTGTCGAATCTGGACGCCAAACTGCGGGTACAGATGCGCGGCGAGATCGCCCGGCTGCAACGCAGACTGGGCACCACCACCGTCTACGTCACCCATGACCAGACCGAGGCGATGACGTTGGGCGATCGGGTGGTGGTGATGCACGGCGGTGTGGCGCAGCAGATCGGCACCCCCGAAGAGCTTTACGAACGCCCCGCCAATCTATTCGTGGCGGGCTTCATCGGCTCTCCGGCGATGAATTTCTTCCCCGCCACGTTGACGTCGATCGGGTTGACCCTGCCCTTCGGCGAGGTGACGTTGGCCCCGGAGGTCCGGGGTGTGATCGCGGCGCATCCCAAGCCGGCGAACGTCATTGTCGGGGTGCGCCCCGAGCATATCCAGGATGCCGCCTTGATCGACGCCTACCAGCGGATCAAGGCGCTGACCTTCGAAATCAAGGTCGACCTGGTGGAATCGTTGGGCTCGGACAAGTACGTGTACTTCTCCACCGCGGGATGTGACGTGCACTCGGCGCAATTGGACGAGCTGGCCGCCGAGTCAGAGGCACATGAGAACCAGTTCGTGGCAAGGGTTTTCGCCGAATCGAAGGCCGCACTTGGGCGGTCGATCGAGCTGGCCTTGGACACCACGAAACTCGCGGTTTTCGACGCTGACTCCGGCGCTAACCTGACCGTCCCGGTCGGCACCTAA
- the corA gene encoding magnesium/cobalt transporter CorA, with amino-acid sequence MFPGFDALPESLRPLARPAKPRVHPVPSPPAQSLVDCGVYVDGQRLPGKYPHTTALAKVRELAQTGHDAFVWIGLHEPDEQEMQEVADIFGLHPLAVEDAVHAHQRPKLERYDETLFLVLKTVKYVPHESVVLAREIVETGEIMIFVGRDFVVTVRHGEHGGLSKVRGRMDADPEHLRLGPYAVMHAIADYVVDHYLAVTNLMEADIDFIEEVAFAPGSKVDVEPIYLLKREVLELRRCVSPLSAAFQRMQTDNKDLISKEVRRYLRDVADHQTEAADQIASYDDMLNSLVQAALARVGMQQNMDMRKISAWAAIVAVPTLIAGIYGMNFHFMPELDSRWGYPTVIGGMAIICLFLYRSFRNRNWL; translated from the coding sequence GTGTTCCCAGGGTTCGACGCATTACCTGAATCGCTCAGACCACTAGCGCGGCCGGCGAAACCGCGGGTACACCCCGTTCCCAGCCCACCGGCGCAGTCCTTGGTCGACTGCGGGGTCTACGTCGACGGCCAACGCTTACCGGGCAAATACCCGCACACCACCGCGCTGGCCAAGGTCCGGGAACTAGCGCAAACCGGCCACGACGCCTTCGTCTGGATCGGGCTGCATGAACCCGACGAGCAAGAGATGCAGGAGGTGGCCGACATCTTCGGGCTGCACCCCCTGGCGGTGGAAGACGCCGTGCATGCCCACCAACGGCCCAAGCTGGAGCGCTACGACGAGACGCTGTTTCTCGTCCTAAAGACCGTGAAGTATGTGCCCCACGAATCGGTGGTGCTGGCCCGCGAGATCGTCGAAACCGGTGAGATCATGATCTTTGTTGGCCGGGATTTCGTGGTCACCGTTCGGCATGGCGAGCACGGCGGACTGTCCAAGGTGCGCGGGCGCATGGATGCCGACCCCGAACATCTGCGGCTGGGACCGTACGCGGTCATGCACGCCATCGCGGACTACGTCGTCGACCATTACCTGGCGGTGACCAATCTCATGGAGGCCGATATCGACTTCATCGAGGAGGTCGCGTTCGCTCCCGGCAGCAAGGTCGACGTCGAACCGATCTACCTGCTCAAGCGCGAAGTGCTTGAATTGCGGCGCTGTGTGAGCCCGCTGTCGGCGGCGTTCCAGCGGATGCAGACCGACAACAAAGACCTCATCTCGAAAGAGGTGCGCCGCTACCTGCGCGACGTCGCCGACCACCAGACCGAGGCGGCCGACCAGATCGCCAGCTACGACGACATGCTCAACTCGTTGGTGCAGGCCGCGCTGGCCCGGGTCGGCATGCAGCAGAACATGGACATGCGCAAGATCTCGGCCTGGGCGGCCATCGTGGCGGTGCCCACCCTGATCGCCGGCATCTATGGGATGAACTTCCATTTCATGCCCGAACTGGACTCCAGGTGGGGCTACCCGACGGTGATCGGCGGGATGGCCATCATCTGCCTTTTCCTGTACCGCAGTTTCCGAAACCGGAACTGGCTCTAG
- a CDS encoding malate dehydrogenase, with product MSASPLKVAVTGAAGQIGYSLLFRLASGSLLGPDRPIELRLLEIEPALKALEGVVMELDDCAFPLLSGVEIGADPNTIFDGVSLALLVGARPRTKGMERGDLLEANGAIFTAQGRALNAVAADDVRVGVTGNPANTNALIAMSNAPDIPRERFSALTRLDHNRAISQLARKTGAKVTDIKKMTIWGNHSATQYPDIFHAEVGGKNAAEVVGDQAWIENDFIPTVAKRGAAIIEARGASSAASAASATIDAARDWLLGTPAGDWVSMAVVSDGSYGVPEGLISSFPVTTKDGSWTIVSGLEIDEFSRGRIDTSTAELADERNAVTELGLI from the coding sequence GTGAGCGCAAGTCCCCTCAAGGTCGCCGTCACCGGCGCCGCCGGCCAGATCGGCTACAGCCTGTTGTTCCGCCTGGCCAGCGGCTCGCTGCTGGGCCCCGACCGCCCGATCGAGCTGCGTCTGCTCGAAATCGAGCCCGCGCTGAAGGCGCTCGAGGGTGTCGTGATGGAACTCGACGACTGCGCGTTCCCGCTGCTGTCGGGTGTGGAAATCGGCGCCGACCCGAACACGATCTTCGACGGGGTCAGCCTGGCGCTGCTGGTCGGCGCCCGGCCGCGCACCAAGGGCATGGAGCGCGGCGACCTGCTGGAGGCCAACGGCGCGATCTTCACCGCTCAGGGCAGGGCCCTCAACGCGGTGGCCGCCGACGATGTGCGCGTCGGCGTGACCGGCAACCCGGCCAACACCAACGCGCTGATCGCGATGTCCAATGCGCCCGACATCCCGCGCGAGCGGTTCTCCGCGCTCACCCGTCTGGACCACAACCGGGCGATCTCGCAGCTGGCCAGGAAGACCGGCGCCAAGGTCACCGACATCAAGAAGATGACGATCTGGGGTAATCACTCGGCCACTCAGTACCCCGACATCTTTCACGCCGAGGTCGGTGGCAAGAACGCGGCCGAGGTGGTGGGCGACCAGGCGTGGATCGAGAACGACTTCATCCCGACGGTGGCCAAGCGCGGTGCGGCGATCATCGAAGCGCGTGGCGCCTCGTCGGCGGCCTCGGCCGCGTCGGCGACCATCGACGCCGCCCGCGATTGGCTGCTGGGCACCCCCGCGGGTGACTGGGTCTCGATGGCGGTGGTCTCCGATGGCTCCTACGGGGTGCCGGAGGGGCTGATCTCGTCGTTCCCGGTGACCACCAAGGATGGCAGCTGGACCATCGTCAGCGGTTTGGAGATCGACGAGTTCTCCCGCGGCCGCATCGACACGTCGACCGCGGAACTGGCCGACGAGCGCAACGCGGTCACCGAGCTGGGCCTGATCTGA
- a CDS encoding NAD(P)-dependent malic enzyme codes for MPETASPHTVPDDEIFRAHLGGKLSVGLTAPLDTQRALSIAYTPGVAQVSRAIAADHTLAGRYTWAHRLVAVVSDGSAVLGLGDVGAAASLPVMEGKCALFKAFGGLDAIPIVLNTKDPDEIVDTLVRLRPTFGAVNLEDISAPRCFQIERRAIEALDCPVMHDDQHGTAIVVLAALMGATKLLGRDMSSLRVVVSGAGAAGVACTNLLLAMGVSDITVLDSRGILHTGRNDMNGVKADLAQRSNPRRLTGGMAEALGGADVFLGVSGGVVGEEVIATMAPDPIVFALSNPDPEIRPDVAAKHAAVVATGRSDYPNQINNVLAFPGVFRGALDAGARRITEKMMVAAAEAIFCVVSDDLALDRIVPSPLDLRVGQAVARAVALASDCSA; via the coding sequence GTGCCAGAAACAGCGTCGCCACACACCGTCCCCGACGACGAGATATTCCGGGCCCACCTGGGTGGCAAGCTTTCGGTCGGGCTGACAGCGCCGCTGGACACCCAGCGCGCGTTGTCGATCGCCTACACCCCCGGCGTGGCGCAGGTCAGCCGCGCGATCGCCGCCGATCACACCCTGGCCGGCCGCTACACCTGGGCGCACCGGCTGGTCGCCGTCGTCAGCGACGGCAGCGCGGTGCTCGGTCTCGGCGATGTCGGCGCGGCGGCGTCGCTGCCGGTGATGGAGGGTAAATGCGCCCTGTTCAAGGCCTTTGGTGGGCTGGACGCGATCCCGATCGTGCTGAACACCAAGGATCCCGACGAGATCGTCGACACCCTGGTGCGGCTGCGCCCCACGTTCGGCGCGGTCAACCTCGAGGACATCTCGGCGCCGCGTTGTTTCCAGATCGAACGACGGGCCATCGAGGCGCTGGACTGCCCGGTGATGCACGACGACCAGCACGGCACCGCCATCGTGGTGCTGGCGGCGCTGATGGGCGCCACCAAGTTGCTCGGCCGTGACATGTCCTCGCTGCGGGTGGTGGTCTCCGGCGCCGGCGCAGCCGGTGTCGCGTGCACGAATCTCCTGCTGGCAATGGGAGTTTCAGATATCACCGTGCTGGACTCGCGCGGCATCCTGCACACCGGGCGCAACGACATGAACGGCGTCAAGGCCGATCTGGCGCAACGCAGCAATCCCCGTCGACTCACCGGCGGCATGGCCGAGGCGCTCGGCGGCGCCGACGTGTTCCTCGGGGTGTCGGGGGGCGTGGTCGGCGAGGAGGTGATCGCCACCATGGCGCCCGATCCGATCGTGTTCGCGCTGTCCAACCCGGACCCAGAAATCCGTCCCGATGTCGCGGCCAAGCACGCCGCGGTGGTGGCCACCGGTCGCAGTGACTACCCCAACCAGATCAACAACGTGCTCGCGTTTCCCGGGGTGTTCCGCGGCGCGCTGGACGCCGGGGCGCGCCGGATCACCGAGAAGATGATGGTCGCCGCGGCCGAGGCGATCTTCTGCGTGGTCAGCGACGACCTCGCGCTGGACCGGATCGTCCCGAGCCCGCTGGACCTGCGCGTCGGGCAAGCGGTGGCCAGGGCGGTGGCCTTGGCATCAGACTGCTCGGCGTGA